In the genome of Desulfovibrio sp. JC022, the window TTGCCCTGCACATACGTTTTGATTTCTTTCCCGTTCCAGAGGGCAATGGTGGTAATGTCACAGCTATGCGCATCGGTTCCGGTGGTTTCAATATCAATATAAGCAACATTATCCCGAAAGTGAGAATAAAGCCGCCACTGGTCGGAAGCAGGAAGACGGTCCGCAAACCAGTTGGCATCACTTTCCTCAAGCTTCTGCTTTGATTCACCGCATCCTTTTTCCAGTTCATTCATTTTTGCATCGGAAAGGGGCGTGGCAATTCCATCAAGAATGTCGTTCCAGTTGTTCACTCCAGCCTGCCAGATTTTGGCCTCTGTAGTACTTCCTATTCCTTTAAGATGACAAAAAGTTCTTTCGAGCATTTAAAAACAGCCCTGTTTTTCAAATAGTTAATTAAAAACGGACAAAAAGTCCTATGTACGGCTCCCGGCATAGCTTCCGGGATAATAACCCTACGTCAGGGAGAGGATTAGCCGTAATGCTCCTCTTAGTCCAGCAATTACGTAACATTGACATTATTCTGCCACTGACCATACATATATGAATGGTAAAAAGATTATCACTGTAAATAATAGCCGCTATGGGAAATTTGACAATGGAAAAAATCAATTTTCAATACATTCTTGACCTGATTCAATCGCAAGTAATTAATCCTGTTGAAAAATTTATCTCCACCCTGCCGCAGGAATCATTCTACCTGATTCTGGCGGCAGCAGGATTGATCGGACTTCTGGCGGCTGTTTTCGCATTTCTGCTCTTACGCCCCAAACCGCAAAAAAAACAAAAACCCCAAGGGCCGCAAAACTTTGTTCAATTCTTTCAGAGCAGCGGAACAATCATGGATATAGCCGCCGCAGGTCACCATGAAAATGTACTGGGCAGAGCGGTGCTGACCGCGGTAAAGCCCGATCGTATGCGCCTTGAAATAATTGAAGAAAGCGGTATCGCAAAACTTGGACCCACTGCAGAAATTATTCTCATGTTTCCCCCGGAACAGAGTGCCGCAGGAAAGGTCAATTCCTTCAGGTCGACCATAAGTTCCCTTGAATGCGACGAAGAAGGCTGCGGCAGGATGACCCTCACTCCTCCGGTCAAATTTTCCTTGGTAAAAAGACGCCGCCACAAACGGAAAAGAGTCATTGACCAGCAGTTTATCAGGGTCAAACTCTGGCGGGGCAAAGCAGACAGTGACGATACCTCATTTGTGGACCGCATCCCGGACCTTGCAGTGAATTCATACGATCCCCGCTCCACCGGACACGAAGATAATCAGGTCATCAATATCTCCAACGGGGGCATCGGGGTGGGTACATCCCCCACGCTGGTGGAATCAAAATTCAACATCAATGATGATGTACTGATCAGTATCTTCATGTTTAATTTCAGGCAGAAAGTATTCAAACCATACTGGTATGCCGGAAAAATCCGTTCCATTGAAAGCATGGACAGCCAAACCTGCCGAGTAGGTGTTGAGTTCACTGTCACCGGAAAGATGCGTGATGAAAATGAACAGAATATTGATTGGAAGGAAATGTAGCTAAAAGCCCAAAAATCCCCCACTGACTAAGTCAGCGGGGGATAATTGTACCGTTGTTACGCAAAAGGACAGTTTATGAATCGTTTTGCGATTTATCCAACCTTGTTAATGTAACGATTGGCAATCAAGGGGGTGCCGCGAACGGCATTGCCGTACCCCTTGAAGCGGGTACTTTCCTTCTTAACCCGCCCGATATCCTGTCTCAGGGATTCATGGAGTTTCTTGGCCTCCGATGTAAGCTGCCCTTGCAGGTTCTTGAGCTTGTTAAGCTTTTCCAAAATCTGGTCCAGACTCACACTCTCTTTTGTTTCCAGAGCCTGATCGGTGAGTACACCTCTCCTTTCTGCGGCGTCAAAAGCATCGTCCACTTCGCCCGCCACCAGAAATCTCAACTCTTCGTATCCGATTTCAAGAGCCTGATCCAGAAGTTCCAAGGTTTCGGCCATAACAGTCTACCTCTTGGCTACCTCCCTGAGATCCTCGCGAATGATGGAGATAACATTCTTCCATTTTTCAACGGAAGGCAGGAATTCATATTCGAGCAAATCAGCCAGCAAAATCCAGTCCTCGTTTTCAAGGACTTCGGTCATTTCAGTGAAAAGACCGGAAAAATCTTCCACTACCTTTTCAAAATCGTCATGCTGCTTGATGGCGAACTGGTCACGCAGGTTGCCGACCATGCCGAGGAAATCCCTGATCACATCAAGAAGATCCTGATAAAGTTCAAGGGCTTCAGCATCATCTGCCTGCCTGAAAAGCTCTGCAACCTGCTTGCCGCCGCCGGCCATGATATTCACGACCTTGTAGAGTTCAAGGGTGATAGCACTGGCCATTTCAACTGCGGAAGCACTAACGATTTCAAGGCTTTCGATTTCGGAAGTCTCAATATCTTCCGACTGGTTGGGGTAAATTTCACTGAAAGGTTCATCATTGACCTTAACGTCGGTCACAATGCGGTCTTCAAGGTGTCCGGATTCCAGCACCTTATCAAAAACCTG includes:
- a CDS encoding PilZ domain-containing protein yields the protein MEKINFQYILDLIQSQVINPVEKFISTLPQESFYLILAAAGLIGLLAAVFAFLLLRPKPQKKQKPQGPQNFVQFFQSSGTIMDIAAAGHHENVLGRAVLTAVKPDRMRLEIIEESGIAKLGPTAEIILMFPPEQSAAGKVNSFRSTISSLECDEEGCGRMTLTPPVKFSLVKRRRHKRKRVIDQQFIRVKLWRGKADSDDTSFVDRIPDLAVNSYDPRSTGHEDNQVINISNGGIGVGTSPTLVESKFNINDDVLISIFMFNFRQKVFKPYWYAGKIRSIESMDSQTCRVGVEFTVTGKMRDENEQNIDWKEM